The Streptomyces asoensis DNA window CCGGGGGGTGGTCGGCTCGATCACCATGGCCGTGGAACCGGACGCCACCCACGAGGGCACCGACGACGCCGTCCAGCCGGGCGCGTCCACGACGGCGTCTGCCGAGGCGTCGGCGTCGTCGAGCTGATCGGCTCACTCGTCCGGTGACGCCCCGTCCTCCAGCAGGCGTTCCGCGATGTCCGTCGACCAGCTCTGGGCCCACGCACGCAGGTCCGTGAGCTGGTCCTCGGCCACGCCGTACCAGGTGAACGCGGAGTCCGGGTAGTGGTCCGTGCCCGTCAGACGGGCCTGGAGGGCGGGCAGGTCGAAGTCGTCGCGGGCGTGGCGGCGGCCCAGTTCCTCCAGGTCCGGATGGGTGAAGCGGGCCGAGGCCGCCCTCGCGTCGATCAGGTCGACGGCCAGGCCGCGGTCGTAGAGCGCCCGGACCTTCGTGCCCACCGCGTCCGGGAGGCAGAGCGCCGGCCCGTACGGGGTCGTGACGGGCGGGCTCCAGAAGGTCTCCTTGTGCAGGGCCAGCCGCAGGACGGTGTCCGTGGCGCGGTCGAGCACCAGGAGGTGCGCCGAGAGCGGGTCCGTGTCCTCCACCGACGGCTCGAACCCGCCCCGGGCGGTGAGCGCGGCGCCGACCGCCCCGGCGAGCACGGGCATCGGCTCCGCGCTCTCGGTCGCCAGGTCCACGTTCGCGTGCGGGCGCCGCAGCAGTCCGTGCGCCTCCAGGGCCAGGCCTCCGGCCAGCGCCCAGGGGGCGTCGGCGGCGGTCGCGGCGAAGACCTCGGCGAGGAGACGGAGGTGCGGTTCGAGAAGGTCCACCGGGTAGTCGTACCAGGCGGGACGGGGTGCGCGGGGCACGCGCGGGGCGGCGGCGGAAAAACTTCGCGCCGAGCGGCAACTCTTCGGGCGGCGGCGACCACTGACAGGACGTAAGTCCGCTCCTCCCCGTAAGGATCCCCCGTGGCTGCTCCCTCCCACCGCCGGTCCCTTCGCTCGCGCCGCCTGCTCGTCGTCACCGCCGCCGCCGTGGCCGCGGGTGTCGGCGCCGGTGTCGTCGTGATGAACGCGAACGCCGGGACCGTCGACCTGTACCACCAGACGCTCGCCGCCAAGGACGGCTGGGCCTCCTCCGGCACGGGCACCACCGGTGGCACCAAGGCCGACGCCGCGCACACCTTCACCGTCTCCACCCGCGCGGAACTCGTGAAGGCGCTCGGTTCGGCGACCGACACCACCCCGCGGATCATCAAGGTCAAGGGAACGATCGACGCCAACACGAGCGACGCGGGCAAGAAGCTGACCTGCGCCGACTACGCGTCCGGGACGGGCTACTCGCTCTCCGCCTACCTGAAGGCGTACGACCCGTCCTCCTACGGCACCTCCAAGCTGCCGTCCGGGACGCAGGAGAAGGCCCGCGCCGCCGCCCAGACCAAGCAGGCGAAGAACATCGTCTTCAAGGTGCCGGCCAACACGACCGTCGTCGGGGTGCCGGGCACCTCGGCCGGGATATCCGGCGGCATGCTCCAGATCCAGAACGTGGACAACGTCATCGTCCGCAACCTGGCCTTCTCCGCCACCGAGGACTGCTTCCCGCAGTGGGACCCGACCGACGGCGACGACGGCAACTGGAACTCCAACTACGACTCCGTCACCCTGCGCGGCGCGACCCACGTCTGGGCCGATCACAACACGTTCACCGACGCGCCCCACCTGGACAGCGCCAACCCGAAGTACTACGGCCGCGAGTACCAGATCCACGACGGCGCCCTGGACATCACCAAGAGCTCGGACCTGGTGACCGTCTCGCGCAACCAGTTCACCAACCACGACAAGACGATGCTGATCGGCAGCAGCGACAGCGAGCCCGCCGGCAAGCTGCGCGTCTCGATCCACCACAACGTGTGGAAGGGCATCGTCCAGCGCGCACCGCTGGCCCGTGTCGGCCAGGTGCACATCTACAACAACGTCTACGACGTCACGACCCTCAACGGCTACGTGACGCAGTACAGCATCAACTCCCGCGCCAAGGCCCAGGTCGTCGCGGAGGGCAACTACTGGAAGGTCCCGGCCGGCGGCAAGGTCGCCAAGCTCCTCAGCGGTGACGGGACCGGCTCGGTCAAGGGCTCCGGCAACCTCGTCAACGGCACGGTGACCGACGTGGTCGCCGCCTACAACGCGGCCTCGTCGAAGAAGCTGAAGACGACCGTCAACTGGACGCCGACCCTGACGGCCGGCCTGGAGACGTCGGCCAAGGACCTGCCGACGACCCTGGCGACCACCACGGGCGCGGGCGTCCTGAAGTAACACCCCCGGACACGCGAGGGCCGGGTGACCACGAGCCCCCGGCCCTCGCGTTCACCTGCCGCCTGCGTACGTCGGCCGTCCGGCGTCAGGTGTCGTAGGAGCCGTCCCACGGCTCGGCGAAGGCCAGGCGGTCCGGATAGAGCTCCGCCCAGGTCTCCGGTTCGCCGTCCTCGTCCTTGTCCTCGCGGATCACCAGGCCGAACAGCACGCCCTCGTAGGTGATCCGGAAGGGGCGCACGGCGATGTCCGTGTAGGAGCGGCGGGGCAGGCTGCGCAGGAGCGTGGCCAGACGGACGCGGGCCCGGGTGAGCACCGAGTCGTCGCCGTGCGGGTCGCGCTGCTGCTCGGCCCAGGTGCCGGCACACCAGATGTCCGAGTCGCGGTGGTTGCCGTCCGCGTCGAAGGTGTGCAGCACGGTGTAGAGGCGTTTGTGCTCTTCCCAGCCGTCGTCGAGACGGAACCCTTCGGGGAAGGCGTACGTGACCGACGCGAGGAACTGGCCGTCCGCGTACCGTCCGATGGAATCGGTGCGGTGCCTCGGCTCGTACGCGATCGGGATGACGTTGGGGACTGCCATGGCGGAAACCATACGGCTTGGCGGGAACATGCCCGAGCCGGGGGAACCTCTACGGCTCTTCCCCGCGCGTCCCGCGGCCGGGGTCCGGGAAACTCCTCGTTTCCCGGACCCGTGGCCGGTCGCCGTGCGGCTACGCGGCCGGCTTCTCCTCCAGGCGCGGGAAGAGGACGGCACCCTTGGTCACCGTCGTGCCGGCCGGGAGGATCCCCCAGGTGCCGGCGTCCTGGACCCGCTGGTCCGCGAGCGCGCCGAGGGCGGCCTCCGCGCCCAGCGAGTCCCACAGCTTCTGCGAGGTGTCCGGCATGACCGGGTTCAGCAGGACGGCCACGGCGCGCAGCGACTCGGCCGCCGTGTAGAGGATGGTCGCGAGACGGGCCCGGCCCTCGGCCGAGTCGTCCTTGGCGACCTTCCACGGCTCCTGCTCCGTGATGTAGCCGTTGACCTGCTTGACGAAGTCGAACACGGCCAGGATGCCGCCCTGGAAGTCCAGCTCCTCGCCGATCTTGCGGTCGGCGACCGCGACCGCCTTCGCCAGACCGTCGTGCAGCGCCTTCTCGGCGTCGCCGTCGGCGGTGGCCCCGGGCAGGACGCCGTCGAAGTACTTGCCGACCATGGCGGCCACGCGGGAGGCGAGGTTGCCGTAGTCGTTCGCCAGCTCGCTGGTGTAGCGGGCGGAGAAGTCCTCCCACGAGAACGAGCCGTCCTGGCCGAAGGCGATGGCCCGCAGGAAGTACCAGCGGTACGCGTCCACGCCGAAGTGCGAGGTCAGGTCCTGCGGCTTG harbors:
- a CDS encoding polysaccharide lyase family 1 protein, which gives rise to MAAPSHRRSLRSRRLLVVTAAAVAAGVGAGVVVMNANAGTVDLYHQTLAAKDGWASSGTGTTGGTKADAAHTFTVSTRAELVKALGSATDTTPRIIKVKGTIDANTSDAGKKLTCADYASGTGYSLSAYLKAYDPSSYGTSKLPSGTQEKARAAAQTKQAKNIVFKVPANTTVVGVPGTSAGISGGMLQIQNVDNVIVRNLAFSATEDCFPQWDPTDGDDGNWNSNYDSVTLRGATHVWADHNTFTDAPHLDSANPKYYGREYQIHDGALDITKSSDLVTVSRNQFTNHDKTMLIGSSDSEPAGKLRVSIHHNVWKGIVQRAPLARVGQVHIYNNVYDVTTLNGYVTQYSINSRAKAQVVAEGNYWKVPAGGKVAKLLSGDGTGSVKGSGNLVNGTVTDVVAAYNAASSKKLKTTVNWTPTLTAGLETSAKDLPTTLATTTGAGVLK